Proteins encoded together in one Jatrophihabitans sp. window:
- a CDS encoding polysaccharide deacetylase family protein has product MRPSAWPTQRPSPITGLLGTEWTRIPTTSRVVALTFDAGANAEGLTSILTTLNAKMVPATFFLTGDFVKNFPSEARRIGPQHRLGNHSVNHPRFTELTDTQIRSQVLDAGASIKRVTGAEPAPWFRFPYGDRNPRTIGLVNSAGYLPIGWTVDTLGWKGTSGGITGDRVLQRVLDTLAPGAIVMMHVGSHPTDHSTLDADTLPKVIDALRARGYGFVTLEAMLRKAAATS; this is encoded by the coding sequence GTGCGGCCGAGCGCCTGGCCGACCCAGCGACCGAGTCCGATCACCGGCCTGCTCGGAACGGAATGGACCCGGATTCCCACCACCAGCCGGGTGGTGGCACTGACCTTCGACGCCGGCGCCAACGCCGAAGGCCTGACCTCGATCCTCACCACGCTCAACGCCAAGATGGTGCCGGCCACGTTCTTCCTGACCGGTGACTTCGTGAAGAACTTTCCCAGCGAAGCTCGCCGGATCGGCCCGCAGCACCGGCTGGGCAACCATTCGGTCAACCATCCGCGGTTCACCGAGTTGACCGATACGCAGATCCGCAGCCAGGTGCTCGACGCCGGCGCCAGCATCAAGCGGGTCACCGGCGCCGAGCCGGCGCCCTGGTTCCGCTTTCCCTACGGCGACCGCAACCCGCGGACCATCGGCCTGGTCAACTCCGCCGGGTACCTGCCCATCGGGTGGACGGTGGACACCCTCGGCTGGAAGGGCACCAGCGGCGGGATCACCGGCGACCGCGTGCTGCAGCGGGTCCTCGACACGCTGGCACCCGGCGCGATCGTGATGATGCACGTGGGCTCGCATCCGACCGATCACTCGACGCTCGACGCCGACACGCTACCGAAAGTCATCGACGCGCTCCGGG